In Plantibacter sp. PA-3-X8, one DNA window encodes the following:
- the gcvT gene encoding glycine cleavage system aminomethyltransferase GcvT: protein MTDLERTSPLHAVHEAAGASFTDFAGWQMPVRYSSDLAEHHAVRTAAGIFDISHMAEIQVVGADAADFLDQALAGKLSAIDLLQAKYSLLLNEAGGIIDDLVVYRNGEHEYLVVANAGNHDAVVAALTERAAAFEHVVVMDRSDEIALIAVQGPASRAILQATEGLHILDELPSLDEVKYYRATGASFENGTVFIGRTGYTGEDGFELYVDAADAVELWNAIVAAGTPLGLVPAGLASRDTLRLEAGMPLYGHELGPDMLPVQAGLGRVVALGKHGTFIGRDAVEAGPADDAPVLVALVSEGRRAGRAGYRVLAGDTTVGEVTSGALSPTLGHPIAMAYVHPDHAEPGTVLDIDVRGTRIPATVTTLPFYSREK, encoded by the coding sequence GTGACCGACCTCGAACGAACCAGCCCGCTCCATGCCGTCCACGAAGCCGCCGGCGCGAGCTTCACGGACTTCGCCGGATGGCAGATGCCCGTGCGGTACTCGAGCGACCTCGCCGAGCACCACGCCGTGCGCACCGCCGCCGGCATCTTCGACATCTCCCACATGGCCGAGATCCAGGTCGTGGGCGCCGACGCCGCCGACTTCCTCGACCAGGCGCTCGCGGGCAAGCTGTCCGCCATCGATCTGCTCCAGGCCAAGTACTCCCTGCTGCTGAACGAGGCCGGCGGCATCATCGACGACCTCGTCGTCTACCGCAACGGTGAGCACGAGTACCTCGTCGTCGCGAACGCGGGCAACCACGACGCCGTCGTCGCAGCGCTCACCGAGCGGGCCGCGGCGTTCGAGCACGTGGTCGTCATGGACCGCAGCGACGAGATCGCGCTCATCGCCGTCCAGGGGCCCGCCTCCCGCGCCATCCTCCAGGCGACCGAGGGGCTCCACATCCTGGACGAACTGCCGTCCCTCGACGAGGTGAAGTACTACCGCGCGACGGGTGCCTCCTTCGAGAACGGCACGGTCTTCATCGGGCGCACCGGGTACACCGGCGAGGACGGGTTCGAGCTGTACGTCGACGCGGCCGACGCCGTGGAGCTGTGGAACGCCATCGTCGCCGCCGGGACACCGCTCGGACTGGTCCCCGCCGGGCTCGCCAGTCGCGACACGCTCCGGCTCGAAGCCGGCATGCCGTTGTACGGCCACGAGCTCGGTCCGGACATGCTGCCCGTGCAGGCCGGACTCGGCCGCGTCGTCGCACTCGGCAAGCACGGCACGTTCATCGGTCGTGACGCCGTCGAGGCCGGTCCGGCGGACGACGCACCGGTGCTCGTCGCCCTCGTCTCCGAGGGGCGTCGCGCCGGTCGTGCCGGTTACCGTGTCCTCGCCGGCGACACGACCGTCGGCGAGGTGACGAGCGGGGCACTGTCGCCCACCCTCGGACACCCGATCGCCATGGCCTACGTGCACCCCGACCACGCCGAGCCGGGCACCGTGCTCGACATCGACGTCCGCGGCACGCGGATCCCCGCGACCGTCACCACGCTCCCCTTCTATTCGAGAGAGAAGTAA
- the nadC gene encoding carboxylating nicotinate-nucleotide diphosphorylase — MLTPHLIDTTVTAALVEDAPWGDLTAATLIPEDATASASLTAREAGVFSGSAVFEAAFRLTDPRITVAFLVADGERFAAGDTIAMVSGPARAVLTAERVALNFVQRMSGIATITAAYVEAVSDTRARIVDTRKTTPGLRVFERHAVRSGGGHNHRHSLSDAVMVKDNHLAVLLERGLTVTEALLRAREELPHTTTIEVEVDRLDQIEAVLAAGVDTIMLDNFSVDELREGVALIAGRAIVEASGNVTLSTVRAIAETGVDVISSGALTHSVRSLDLGLDVSVD; from the coding sequence ATGCTGACCCCACATCTCATCGACACCACCGTCACCGCGGCCCTCGTCGAGGACGCCCCGTGGGGCGACCTGACGGCAGCGACCCTCATCCCGGAGGACGCCACGGCCTCAGCCTCCCTGACCGCGCGCGAGGCGGGCGTCTTCAGCGGTTCGGCCGTGTTCGAGGCGGCGTTCCGGCTGACCGACCCGCGCATCACGGTCGCGTTCCTCGTCGCGGACGGCGAACGGTTCGCCGCGGGCGACACCATCGCCATGGTGTCGGGTCCGGCGCGTGCCGTCCTGACCGCGGAGCGCGTCGCCCTGAACTTCGTGCAGCGGATGAGCGGCATCGCAACCATCACCGCGGCGTACGTCGAAGCCGTGTCCGACACCCGCGCCCGCATCGTCGACACCCGGAAGACGACCCCGGGCTTGCGCGTCTTCGAGCGCCACGCGGTGCGATCGGGCGGCGGACACAACCACCGCCATTCGCTCTCCGATGCCGTCATGGTCAAGGACAACCACCTGGCGGTCCTCCTCGAGCGCGGGCTGACGGTCACCGAGGCGCTGCTGCGGGCTCGCGAGGAGCTCCCGCACACGACGACGATCGAGGTCGAGGTCGACCGCCTGGACCAGATCGAGGCGGTGCTGGCGGCGGGCGTCGACACGATCATGCTCGACAACTTCAGCGTCGACGAGCTCCGCGAGGGCGTCGCGCTGATCGCCGGCCGCGCCATCGTGGAAGCGAGCGGGAACGTGACGCTGTCGACGGTGCGGGCCATCGCGGAGACCGGCGTGGACGTCATCTCCTCCGGCGCCCTCACGCACAGTGTCCGTTCCCTCGACCTCGGACTCGACGTCTCGGTCGACTGA
- a CDS encoding NUDIX domain-containing protein, whose amino-acid sequence MQRSTTPVEQTDPQVGLAVSTVIFTLRADDGFGATDPAPGIWLPLVRRIREPYDGLWALPGGPLGAAESLADAASSTLETTTSLRPRYLEQLYAFGDLDRSPAERVVSIVYWALVGSDEAKRTRLGQNVRWFPADALPPLAFDHRDIVEYALWRLRNKLEYSHIAHAFLGETFTLSELREVHEAVLQKQLDPANFRRQVESSGLVLQTDELRTGGRHRPARLYRWTQPVTRPETPSPGRSTSRRPTTSTPTTRQQSEEPA is encoded by the coding sequence ATGCAGCGATCGACGACTCCCGTGGAGCAGACGGACCCGCAGGTCGGCCTCGCGGTCTCGACCGTCATCTTCACGCTCCGAGCCGACGACGGGTTCGGCGCGACCGATCCGGCGCCCGGCATCTGGCTCCCGCTCGTCCGGCGCATCCGTGAGCCCTACGACGGCCTCTGGGCGCTGCCGGGCGGCCCGCTCGGTGCCGCGGAGTCCCTCGCGGACGCGGCCTCGTCGACCCTGGAGACGACCACCTCCCTCCGCCCGCGCTACCTCGAGCAGTTGTACGCGTTCGGCGACCTCGACCGCTCCCCCGCCGAGCGCGTCGTCTCGATCGTCTACTGGGCGCTCGTCGGGTCCGACGAGGCGAAGCGCACGCGGCTCGGCCAGAACGTCCGCTGGTTCCCGGCCGACGCACTCCCCCCGTTGGCGTTCGACCACCGCGACATCGTCGAGTACGCCCTGTGGCGGCTCCGCAACAAGCTGGAGTACAGCCACATCGCGCACGCCTTCCTCGGGGAGACCTTCACCCTCTCCGAACTCCGGGAGGTGCACGAGGCGGTGTTGCAGAAGCAGCTCGACCCCGCGAACTTCCGACGCCAGGTCGAGTCCTCCGGTCTCGTCCTGCAGACCGACGAGCTCCGTACCGGTGGGCGCCACCGCCCGGCGCGGCTCTACCGGTGGACCCAGCCCGTCACCCGACCGGAGACCCCGTCGCCCGGGCGGTCGACGAGCCGCAGGCCCACGACGTCCACCCCGACCACCCGTCAGCAGTCCGAGGAGCCAGCATGA
- the nadA gene encoding quinolinate synthase NadA, whose amino-acid sequence MTITASVDDTIQQITEGASDGATCAPELAAGPWVFDLQPPSYGPGASMGDVIPTGSPRQGQLPAAYRDASNDELHRRIVAAKQTLGDRVVILGHFYQRDEVVQHADYIGDSFQLANAAKARTEAEAIVFCGVHFMAETADLLSGPEQAVILPNLAAGCSMADMADIDQVEEAWEALEALYGTEPDADGRVPVIPVTYMNSSAALKGFCGRHGGIVCTSSNAETVLRWAFERGQRVLFFPDQHLGRNTAKKLGVPLEHMPMWNPNRPLGGNEATDLEQAEVILWHGFCSVHKRFTVDQIDRARAEHPGVRVIVHPECPMAVVDAADEAGSTDYIQKAIAAAPDGTTFAIGTEINMVQRLAAQYPQHTIFCLDDVICPCSTMYRIHPGYLAWVLEGLVAGEVLNRITVSDDVAVPARLSLERMLAAKPPVAVGTQAG is encoded by the coding sequence ATGACCATCACCGCATCCGTCGACGACACCATCCAGCAGATCACCGAGGGTGCGTCCGACGGCGCGACCTGCGCGCCCGAGCTCGCGGCCGGGCCCTGGGTGTTCGACCTGCAGCCGCCGAGCTACGGCCCTGGCGCGTCGATGGGCGACGTCATCCCGACCGGTTCGCCCCGGCAGGGCCAGCTCCCGGCCGCCTATCGCGACGCCTCCAACGATGAACTCCACCGCCGCATCGTGGCCGCGAAGCAGACCCTCGGAGACCGCGTCGTGATCCTCGGGCACTTCTATCAGCGCGACGAGGTGGTTCAGCACGCCGACTACATCGGCGACTCCTTCCAGCTCGCGAACGCGGCCAAGGCACGCACCGAGGCCGAGGCGATCGTGTTCTGCGGCGTGCACTTCATGGCCGAGACGGCCGACCTCCTGTCCGGACCCGAGCAGGCCGTGATCCTCCCGAACCTCGCCGCCGGCTGCTCGATGGCCGACATGGCGGACATCGACCAGGTCGAGGAGGCGTGGGAGGCCCTCGAGGCGCTCTACGGGACCGAACCGGACGCCGACGGCCGGGTACCGGTCATCCCCGTCACCTACATGAACTCCTCGGCGGCGCTCAAGGGCTTCTGCGGTCGGCACGGCGGGATCGTCTGCACGTCCAGCAACGCGGAGACGGTCCTGCGGTGGGCCTTCGAGCGCGGGCAGCGGGTGCTGTTCTTCCCGGACCAGCACCTGGGTCGGAACACCGCCAAGAAGCTGGGCGTGCCACTCGAGCACATGCCGATGTGGAACCCGAACCGCCCGCTCGGCGGCAACGAGGCGACCGACCTCGAGCAGGCAGAGGTCATCCTGTGGCACGGCTTCTGCTCGGTGCACAAGCGGTTCACCGTCGACCAGATCGACCGCGCCCGGGCGGAGCACCCCGGCGTCCGGGTCATCGTGCACCCCGAGTGCCCGATGGCGGTCGTCGACGCCGCCGACGAGGCGGGATCGACGGACTACATCCAGAAGGCCATCGCGGCGGCGCCGGACGGCACCACGTTCGCGATCGGCACCGAGATCAACATGGTGCAGCGCCTCGCCGCGCAGTACCCGCAGCACACGATCTTCTGCCTCGACGACGTGATCTGCCCCTGCTCGACGATGTACCGCATCCACCCCGGCTACCTGGCCTGGGTGCTCGAAGGACTCGTCGCGGGCGAGGTGCTCAACCGCATCACCGTCTCCGACGACGTGGCCGTCCCGGCCCGCCTGTCGCTCGAGCGCATGCTCGCCGCGAAGCCGCCGGTCGCCGTCGGAACCCAGGCCGGCTGA
- the gcvH gene encoding glycine cleavage system protein GcvH, with protein MADKTTLKYTAEHEWIRVEGDLAVIGITDYAAEKLGDVVFVDLPAVGAALSASTVVGEIESTKSVGELFAPLDGEVVEANGAVVDDPSLVNSDPFGAGWLVSVRYDALPDTLLSWDDYAALVGE; from the coding sequence ATGGCCGACAAGACCACCCTCAAGTACACCGCCGAGCACGAGTGGATCCGCGTCGAGGGCGATCTCGCCGTCATCGGGATCACCGACTACGCCGCCGAGAAGCTCGGTGACGTCGTCTTCGTGGACCTCCCCGCCGTCGGCGCGGCGCTCTCAGCCAGCACCGTGGTCGGCGAGATCGAGTCCACGAAGTCCGTCGGCGAGCTCTTCGCCCCGCTCGACGGCGAGGTCGTCGAGGCCAACGGCGCCGTCGTCGACGACCCGTCGCTCGTCAACAGCGACCCGTTCGGTGCCGGCTGGCTCGTCTCGGTGCGCTACGACGCGCTGCCCGACACGCTCCTCAGCTGGGACGACTACGCCGCGCTGGTGGGCGAGTGA
- the nadB gene encoding L-aspartate oxidase, with amino-acid sequence MATVLVVGSGIAGLVAAIHASERHEVVVVTKDVLGQSNTRYAQGGIAGVMFDDDRVEDHVRDTLLAGAGLCDEEAVRVLCTEGPERIRELIAFGVAFDRDGDGFAKGLEAAHSYPRVLHAGGDATGAAIETALVETLAARRVTVLEHTVLVDLVVTAGTVTGAHLRSSERGAFTVDADHVILATGGVGQLYPFTTNPAVATGDGAAAALRAGAVLADVEFVQFHPTALAAPGSFLVSEAVRGEGAVLRDANGARFMRELHPDAELAPRDVVARGIARAMAAQGGAPVTLDATALGADRLAARFPGIDEHLRTSGVDWSRTPVAVAPAAHYWMGGVATDLDGRTTLPGLLAVGEVARTGVHGANRLASNSLLEGAVFAARAVAAIDAAPGAIAGRPRLGGERVVLDPRAADDDPGLPTDPVEPFSRAALHAVMWRDAGLVRDARGLELARRTLDRWSTELGDVVTAPRSVAATEDRNLLLLARAVVAAALARTESRGAHARDDHPGVDPDQASPIAITLATPADAPQPTTHPSVNGTVLAPC; translated from the coding sequence ATGGCGACGGTGCTCGTGGTCGGGAGCGGGATCGCCGGTCTCGTGGCCGCGATCCACGCGAGTGAACGGCACGAGGTCGTGGTCGTCACCAAGGACGTCCTCGGCCAGAGCAACACGCGCTATGCGCAGGGCGGGATCGCCGGGGTCATGTTCGACGACGACCGCGTCGAGGACCACGTCCGGGACACGCTGCTGGCCGGTGCGGGGCTGTGCGACGAGGAGGCCGTCCGGGTGCTCTGCACCGAGGGGCCCGAACGGATCCGCGAGCTCATCGCCTTCGGTGTGGCGTTCGACCGCGACGGCGACGGCTTCGCGAAGGGCCTCGAAGCGGCCCACTCCTACCCCCGGGTGCTGCACGCCGGCGGTGACGCGACCGGCGCGGCGATCGAGACGGCGCTCGTCGAGACGCTTGCGGCCCGGCGGGTCACCGTGCTGGAGCACACCGTCCTCGTCGACCTGGTGGTCACCGCCGGGACGGTCACCGGTGCACACCTCCGGTCCTCCGAGCGAGGTGCGTTCACCGTCGACGCCGACCACGTGATCCTCGCCACCGGCGGTGTCGGGCAGCTCTACCCGTTCACGACCAACCCGGCGGTGGCGACGGGCGACGGCGCCGCTGCAGCACTCCGTGCTGGAGCGGTGCTGGCCGACGTGGAGTTCGTCCAGTTCCACCCGACCGCGCTCGCCGCACCCGGCAGTTTCCTCGTCTCCGAGGCCGTCCGCGGCGAGGGGGCCGTCCTCCGGGACGCGAACGGTGCACGCTTCATGCGGGAGCTCCACCCAGACGCCGAGCTGGCACCACGCGACGTCGTCGCCCGAGGGATCGCCCGGGCCATGGCCGCGCAGGGCGGTGCCCCGGTGACACTCGACGCGACCGCGCTCGGTGCGGACCGCCTCGCCGCGCGGTTCCCGGGGATCGACGAGCACCTGCGAACCTCCGGCGTGGACTGGTCGCGCACACCGGTCGCCGTCGCCCCGGCCGCACACTATTGGATGGGCGGTGTCGCCACGGACCTCGACGGCCGGACCACCCTGCCCGGGCTCCTCGCCGTGGGCGAAGTCGCACGCACGGGCGTCCACGGGGCCAACCGCCTCGCCTCCAACTCGCTCCTCGAGGGTGCCGTCTTCGCGGCCCGCGCCGTCGCGGCGATCGATGCGGCACCGGGTGCGATCGCCGGTCGCCCGAGGCTCGGCGGTGAGCGGGTCGTCCTGGATCCCCGTGCGGCCGATGACGATCCCGGGCTCCCAACGGATCCCGTCGAGCCTTTCAGCCGCGCGGCGCTCCACGCCGTGATGTGGCGGGATGCCGGGCTGGTCCGTGACGCGCGTGGTCTCGAGCTCGCGCGCCGGACCCTGGACCGTTGGTCGACCGAGCTCGGCGACGTCGTCACCGCGCCACGGTCGGTCGCGGCCACCGAGGACCGCAACCTCCTGCTGCTCGCCCGGGCCGTTGTCGCCGCTGCCCTCGCGCGCACCGAGTCACGCGGTGCCCACGCCAGGGACGACCATCCCGGTGTCGATCCGGATCAGGCGTCGCCGATCGCGATCACCCTCGCGACCCCGGCTGACGCGCCCCAGCCCACCACCCACCCATCCGTGAACGGAACCGTGCTCGCACCATGCTGA